The following are encoded together in the Pectobacterium punjabense genome:
- a CDS encoding ABC transporter substrate-binding protein, whose product MKLTTLTTLIAAGLTVAAVTTTTARAEGRLVVYCGATNTFCEEETKAFSEKYNVKVSFLRNSAGSTLAKIDAERKNPQADVWYGGTLDPQSQAGEMELLEPYQSKNLEQIMPQFRDPAKRKGNYSSAIYVGILGFGVNTDRLKEKNLPVPQCWKDLTNPVYKGEIQIADPQSSGTAYTALATFSQLWGQDQAFDYLKKLNANVSQYTKSGIAPARNAARGETAIGIGFLHDYSLEKEKGAPLALISPCEGTGYEIGGVSILKGARNMDNAKLFVDWALSKEAQELSWKKGQSYQILTNTTAEASPLSLKLQDLKLINYDMDKYGAADVRKELISKWVNEVKMGQ is encoded by the coding sequence ATGAAACTGACTACCTTAACGACCCTCATCGCCGCTGGACTGACCGTCGCTGCTGTTACCACCACCACTGCTCGGGCCGAAGGCCGCTTAGTCGTTTATTGTGGTGCTACCAACACCTTTTGCGAGGAAGAAACTAAAGCTTTCAGCGAAAAATACAATGTCAAAGTATCATTCCTCCGTAACAGTGCGGGCAGCACGCTGGCAAAAATCGATGCGGAGAGAAAGAACCCACAGGCTGATGTCTGGTACGGCGGCACGCTGGACCCGCAATCTCAGGCCGGTGAAATGGAATTACTGGAGCCGTATCAGTCTAAAAACCTTGAGCAGATCATGCCGCAGTTCCGCGATCCTGCCAAACGTAAAGGCAACTACTCGTCGGCCATTTATGTCGGCATCCTCGGTTTTGGCGTTAACACCGACCGCCTGAAAGAGAAAAACCTGCCAGTGCCGCAATGCTGGAAAGATCTGACTAACCCGGTCTACAAAGGCGAGATTCAGATTGCCGATCCACAGAGTTCCGGTACAGCCTACACCGCGCTGGCGACCTTCTCCCAGCTTTGGGGTCAGGATCAGGCTTTTGATTACCTGAAAAAACTGAATGCCAACGTGTCGCAGTACACCAAGTCTGGTATTGCCCCGGCACGTAACGCTGCGCGTGGCGAAACCGCTATCGGCATCGGCTTCCTGCATGACTACTCGCTGGAAAAAGAGAAAGGCGCACCGCTGGCATTGATCTCCCCGTGTGAAGGGACTGGCTATGAAATTGGCGGCGTCAGCATCCTGAAAGGCGCGCGCAATATGGATAACGCCAAACTGTTCGTTGACTGGGCGCTGTCGAAAGAAGCACAGGAACTCTCCTGGAAGAAAGGCCAATCCTACCAGATCCTGACTAACACCACTGCCGAAGCGTCCCCTCTGTCGCTGAAATTGCAGGATCTGAAACTGATCAACTATGACATGGACAAATACGGCGCGGCAGACGTGCGTAAAGAGCTGATTTCCAAGTGGGTTAACGAAGTCAAAATGGGTCAATAA
- a CDS encoding beta-galactosidase codes for MSDTVLPYPVRHRATLQEILARRDWENPACTHYQRLPAHPPFNSWRSVAAAQQDEPSQRLRRLNGEWSFHYFTRPEAVPESWLQQDLPDSTTIPVPSNWQLQGYDTPIYTNVKYPIPVNPPYVPKDNPTGCYSLTFKVNRDWLSSGQTRIIFDGVNSAFYLWCNGHWVGYSQDSRLPAEFDIGPYLAAGENRLAVMVLRWSDGSYLEDQDMWRMSGIFRDVTLLHKPAVHLSDIQLTTPLSTDFRHGTLDIQVKAAIPEVEVKNYRIHAQLWRGNKRIGDARQAFGCNIVDERGAYHDKASLRIDVPQPELWSAEQPHLYRAVIALETVEGELIEAEAYDVGFRKVEIRSGLLLLNGKPLLIRGVNRHEHHPQHGQVMDEDTMLHDIMLMKQHNFNAVRCSHYPNHPLWYRLCDRYGLYVVDEANIETHGMQPMNRLSDDPAWLPAYSERVSRMVQRDRNHPCIIIWSLGNESGYGANHDALYQWIKRHDPTRPVHYEGGGANSRATDIVCPMYARVDEDQPFPSVPKWSITKWVSMPDEQRPLILCEYAHAMGNSLGGFARYWKAFRQYPRLQGGFIWDWVDQALTRHDEQGNVYWAYGGDFGDTPNDRQFCLDGLLFPDRTPHPSLYEAQRAQQHIQFTWQAEFPCELRVTSEYLFRHTDNEQLNWCITLNGGTLAQGSLPLTLAPQSTQTLTLLEALPIAERTGELWLNVEVVQPRKTAWSEANHRCAWDQWQLPTPLHQPEAPCSGQKKSPILQASDTYVEIVQGEQCWRFNRQSGWLEQWWTADIPTLLTPLQDQFVRAPLDNDIGISEVDRIDPRAWAERWKSAGLYQLQAQCVAIQADQLADAVHVITEHVFRHAGQILLRSKKCWQIDAHGMMTVDVDVDAATVLPSLARVGLSCQLADVTPQVSWVGLGPHENYPDRQLAAQHGHWSLPLDDLHTPYIFPSENGLRCNTRMLTYGKWVITGNFHFGISRYGLTQLMTCTHHHLLEKEKGVWLNLDGFHMGIGGDDSWSPSVHRDDLLTATHYHYRVAIQHH; via the coding sequence ATGAGCGATACCGTTTTACCGTATCCAGTACGCCATCGCGCCACACTGCAAGAGATCCTTGCCCGACGTGATTGGGAAAATCCAGCCTGTACTCACTATCAGCGGCTCCCCGCTCACCCACCGTTCAACAGCTGGCGCAGCGTGGCTGCTGCACAGCAAGATGAGCCTTCTCAGCGGCTACGTCGCTTGAATGGCGAATGGTCATTCCATTATTTCACTCGCCCGGAAGCCGTACCAGAAAGCTGGCTACAGCAAGATCTACCTGACTCCACTACTATTCCTGTACCTTCCAATTGGCAACTACAGGGCTATGACACCCCGATTTACACCAACGTAAAATACCCGATCCCCGTCAATCCGCCTTATGTACCAAAGGATAACCCTACAGGTTGTTACTCGCTCACTTTTAAAGTCAATCGCGACTGGCTCAGCAGCGGACAAACCCGGATTATTTTTGATGGCGTCAATTCCGCTTTTTATCTCTGGTGTAACGGCCACTGGGTGGGGTATTCACAGGATAGCCGTCTGCCTGCGGAGTTTGATATTGGTCCTTATCTGGCCGCTGGTGAGAATCGACTGGCGGTAATGGTGCTACGCTGGTCTGACGGAAGCTATCTGGAAGATCAGGACATGTGGCGTATGAGCGGTATTTTCCGCGACGTCACGCTGCTACATAAGCCTGCGGTTCACCTCAGCGATATCCAACTGACTACTCCACTTAGTACCGATTTCCGCCACGGCACGTTGGATATTCAGGTAAAAGCCGCGATCCCCGAAGTTGAGGTTAAAAACTATCGCATCCACGCACAGCTCTGGCGTGGTAATAAACGCATCGGCGATGCACGCCAGGCGTTCGGTTGCAATATTGTCGATGAACGCGGGGCCTACCACGACAAAGCTTCTCTCCGTATTGATGTGCCGCAGCCGGAGCTGTGGAGTGCCGAGCAGCCACACCTGTACCGCGCCGTCATTGCACTGGAAACCGTAGAAGGCGAGCTAATCGAAGCGGAGGCTTATGATGTTGGTTTCAGAAAAGTTGAAATCCGCAGCGGCCTGCTACTGCTAAATGGCAAGCCGTTACTGATACGCGGCGTTAACCGCCACGAGCACCATCCACAGCACGGCCAGGTCATGGACGAAGACACGATGCTGCACGATATTATGCTGATGAAGCAGCATAATTTTAACGCGGTACGCTGTTCGCATTACCCAAACCACCCGTTGTGGTATCGGCTATGCGATCGCTACGGTTTGTATGTTGTCGATGAGGCAAACATTGAGACACACGGCATGCAGCCGATGAACCGTCTCTCGGATGACCCTGCCTGGTTGCCAGCCTACAGTGAACGTGTATCGAGGATGGTGCAACGCGACCGTAATCATCCTTGCATCATTATTTGGTCATTGGGGAATGAATCTGGCTATGGCGCAAACCATGATGCACTTTACCAGTGGATCAAACGCCACGATCCGACCCGCCCCGTGCATTACGAAGGTGGCGGCGCGAATAGTCGTGCAACCGACATTGTGTGCCCAATGTACGCCCGCGTTGATGAAGACCAACCCTTCCCCAGCGTGCCTAAGTGGTCGATCACAAAATGGGTCAGTATGCCGGATGAACAGCGGCCACTTATCCTTTGTGAGTACGCTCACGCGATGGGCAACAGCTTGGGGGGATTCGCCCGCTATTGGAAAGCATTTCGTCAATATCCCCGGTTACAGGGCGGATTCATCTGGGATTGGGTCGATCAAGCGCTGACTCGTCATGATGAACAGGGCAATGTCTACTGGGCGTACGGTGGAGATTTTGGCGACACGCCTAACGATCGCCAGTTCTGTCTGGACGGCCTGCTTTTTCCCGATCGCACCCCGCACCCCAGCTTATATGAAGCTCAGCGGGCACAGCAGCATATTCAATTCACCTGGCAAGCTGAATTCCCATGTGAGTTACGCGTCACCAGCGAATATCTGTTTCGCCATACGGACAACGAGCAGTTGAACTGGTGCATTACGCTGAACGGCGGCACGCTTGCGCAAGGTTCGTTACCGTTGACGCTTGCACCGCAGTCCACTCAAACGCTGACGCTGTTGGAGGCACTTCCCATAGCCGAACGCACAGGGGAACTCTGGCTCAACGTAGAAGTCGTACAACCCAGAAAAACCGCCTGGTCAGAGGCAAACCATCGCTGTGCGTGGGATCAGTGGCAACTCCCTACACCGCTTCACCAGCCCGAAGCACCCTGTTCTGGGCAAAAAAAATCCCCTATTCTACAAGCGTCCGATACGTACGTTGAAATCGTTCAAGGCGAGCAGTGTTGGCGTTTTAACCGCCAAAGCGGTTGGCTAGAACAGTGGTGGACGGCAGATATCCCTACTCTGCTAACCCCCTTACAGGATCAATTTGTTCGGGCACCGCTGGATAATGACATCGGCATCAGTGAAGTCGATCGCATCGATCCCCGCGCCTGGGCCGAGCGCTGGAAATCGGCTGGGCTTTATCAATTGCAAGCGCAGTGCGTTGCCATTCAGGCTGACCAACTCGCCGATGCCGTACACGTTATCACCGAGCACGTATTCCGCCATGCCGGGCAGATCCTGCTACGGAGTAAAAAGTGCTGGCAGATTGATGCGCACGGCATGATGACCGTTGATGTCGATGTTGATGCTGCAACGGTACTGCCCTCGCTAGCCAGAGTGGGCTTGAGCTGCCAATTAGCTGACGTCACGCCTCAGGTTAGTTGGGTCGGGCTTGGCCCGCATGAGAATTATCCAGACCGGCAACTCGCCGCACAGCACGGGCATTGGAGCCTGCCGCTAGATGACCTTCACACGCCCTACATTTTCCCATCGGAGAACGGATTACGCTGCAACACACGTATGCTGACATATGGAAAATGGGTTATCACCGGAAATTTCCATTTCGGGATAAGCCGCTACGGACTCACACAACTGATGACATGCACCCACCATCATTTACTAGAAAAAGAAAAAGGCGTTTGGCTCAATCTGGATGGTTTCCACATGGGAATTGGTGGTGATGACTCCTGGAGTCCCAGCGTCCATCGCGATGATTTGCTAACAGCGACGCATTATCACTATCGCGTCGCTATTCAACATCACTAA
- a CDS encoding ABC transporter permease has translation MSHTLTLSPTPKWDPIFLWLALIAATFLLLPAWSLDYGLLDASRDELLAAYSWSSLNTSLLWFLLPLGLLARPLLTPTRQQRGRHRFDAAYALFCALFVVISATVEGRGMGYATIVLFVALSAIITLALSRLDWLGGDRFVIGSLISIIALIGVFILYPSIAIFIPMFTNDSGEFAPLAFMQIFGQTHILRVIWNSFLLSVAVGIGCTFFGMVLAIYTSRIARRSAIIGRIFSILPIVTPPFVVGLGVTLMMGRSGYVTELMVAWFGLTNTNWLYGFTGIWLAQVLAFTPMSFMILEGAMKTIHPSLEEASYTLRANRYQTFQRVFLPLLKPALANSFLIVIVQSLADFSNPLVLGGNFDVLATQIYFYITGAQLDYQSASTLGVVLLVFSLAVFCVQYLWIGKRSYVTISGKSYRGDVQPLPISLVWIVSILLYIWIAFNVLLYGSIFYGSFTVNWGVDYTLTLDNFSKLFGQGFNDGAWPSLLDTLLFAGIAAPITALFGLLIAYIVVRQQFYGKKAIEFTTMLCFAVPGTVAGVSYILAFNSAPVYLTGTAVIVIMSMVMRNVPVGIRAGIAGLGQLDKSLDEASLSLRAGSMRTVFYILLPLLRPAILSALIYSFVRAITTVSAIIFLVTPDTRVATSYILNRVEDGEYGMAIAYGSILIVVMLAIIFLFDYLVGEARVSRTKAKNSD, from the coding sequence ATGTCACACACACTCACTCTTTCACCAACGCCTAAGTGGGACCCTATATTCCTGTGGCTGGCGCTGATTGCGGCAACATTTTTGCTGCTGCCAGCGTGGAGCCTGGATTACGGCCTACTCGATGCCTCACGCGATGAACTGCTGGCGGCCTACAGTTGGTCGAGCCTGAATACCAGCCTGCTCTGGTTTCTGCTCCCGTTAGGATTACTAGCACGTCCACTGCTTACCCCCACTCGGCAGCAGCGTGGCCGCCACCGTTTTGATGCAGCTTATGCCTTGTTCTGTGCCCTTTTCGTGGTCATCAGCGCCACAGTTGAAGGCCGCGGTATGGGCTATGCCACCATTGTGCTGTTTGTCGCGCTGAGTGCGATTATTACGCTGGCGCTCTCACGGCTTGACTGGCTGGGGGGCGATCGCTTCGTCATCGGCTCGCTCATCAGCATCATCGCGCTGATTGGCGTCTTTATTCTTTACCCCAGCATCGCTATCTTCATCCCGATGTTCACCAACGACAGCGGTGAATTCGCGCCGCTGGCATTTATGCAAATTTTTGGTCAGACACACATTTTACGGGTGATCTGGAACTCATTCCTGCTGTCGGTTGCCGTCGGTATCGGCTGTACTTTCTTCGGAATGGTGCTGGCGATCTACACTTCGCGCATCGCCCGCCGTTCTGCAATTATTGGCCGCATTTTCTCCATTCTGCCTATCGTTACGCCACCGTTTGTCGTTGGGTTAGGTGTGACGCTGATGATGGGCCGATCCGGCTATGTCACCGAGCTGATGGTAGCCTGGTTCGGGCTGACGAACACTAACTGGCTGTACGGTTTTACTGGCATTTGGCTGGCACAGGTGCTCGCCTTCACGCCAATGTCGTTTATGATTCTCGAAGGCGCGATGAAGACGATTCATCCGTCGCTGGAAGAAGCGTCGTATACGCTACGTGCCAACCGCTACCAAACCTTTCAGCGGGTTTTCCTACCTCTGCTGAAACCAGCACTCGCCAACTCGTTCCTGATCGTAATCGTCCAGTCGCTGGCCGACTTCAGTAACCCACTGGTGCTGGGTGGAAACTTCGACGTACTCGCCACACAGATTTACTTCTATATCACCGGGGCACAGCTGGATTACCAGTCAGCCAGTACGCTCGGTGTTGTCCTACTGGTGTTCTCACTGGCCGTGTTCTGCGTGCAATATCTGTGGATCGGTAAACGCTCCTACGTCACGATTTCCGGTAAATCCTACCGGGGTGATGTACAGCCGCTGCCTATTTCGCTGGTGTGGATCGTCAGCATCCTGCTCTATATCTGGATTGCCTTTAACGTTCTGCTGTACGGCAGCATTTTCTACGGCAGCTTTACCGTTAACTGGGGCGTGGATTACACCCTGACGCTAGACAACTTCAGCAAACTGTTCGGACAAGGCTTTAACGACGGCGCCTGGCCTTCCCTGCTGGATACGCTGCTGTTCGCAGGTATCGCCGCACCGATTACGGCACTGTTCGGGCTGCTTATCGCCTACATCGTGGTACGCCAACAGTTCTACGGCAAAAAGGCTATCGAGTTCACTACCATGCTGTGCTTTGCCGTGCCGGGCACCGTGGCGGGTGTGTCCTACATCCTGGCCTTTAACAGTGCGCCAGTTTATTTAACGGGAACGGCGGTGATTGTCATCATGTCGATGGTCATGCGTAACGTGCCGGTCGGTATCCGTGCGGGTATCGCCGGACTGGGACAGTTAGATAAATCGCTCGATGAAGCATCGCTTAGTCTGCGGGCAGGCTCGATGCGCACAGTATTCTATATTCTGCTCCCGCTGCTGCGTCCGGCCATTCTGTCCGCGCTGATTTACAGCTTCGTGCGTGCCATTACTACCGTCAGCGCCATTATCTTCCTGGTTACGCCAGATACCCGCGTCGCCACGTCTTACATTCTTAACCGCGTGGAAGACGGTGAATACGGTATGGCGATTGCCTACGGTTCCATCCTGATTGTGGTCATGCTGGCCATTATTTTCCTGTTCGATTATCTGGTCGGTGAAGCGCGGGTTTCCCGCACAAAAGCCAAGAATAGTGACTAA
- a CDS encoding LacI family DNA-binding transcriptional regulator, giving the protein MKQKPITLNDVAEYAGVSYQTVSRVLNQAPHVSSRTRSKVEQAMAALNYTPNRVAQQLAGKTITTLGLVTTDLSLHAPSQIAAAIKTTASQLGINIVMSMLSSPDVNTCNNAVNDLLSQRVSGVIVNVPLSTDEVAHISQTCADTPVLFMDADPHTDILNVMFDPDHGARLAITHLVQLGHQHIALLTGPMASISARLRYEGWLAELEKQQLPPASVLHGDWSAASGYHQTLALLGESLRVSAIVVANDQMALGVLRALHEYGLRVPEQMSVIGFDDTQDSAYYTPPLTTIRQDFRLLGKEGVTRLLATLRDPTQSTSLLLPTELIVRHSTAVHSSTHASLQELTKNLLDITRQLQRL; this is encoded by the coding sequence ATGAAACAGAAACCCATAACCTTAAACGATGTCGCCGAGTACGCAGGGGTTTCCTATCAGACGGTTTCCCGCGTGCTGAATCAAGCGCCTCATGTTTCATCCCGTACTCGCAGTAAAGTGGAACAGGCGATGGCGGCACTTAACTACACGCCAAACCGCGTTGCACAGCAGCTGGCAGGAAAAACCATCACCACACTGGGGCTGGTCACTACCGATCTGTCACTACACGCGCCTTCACAAATTGCCGCCGCGATTAAGACCACCGCCAGTCAGCTAGGGATTAACATCGTGATGTCCATGCTGAGCAGCCCGGATGTCAACACCTGCAATAATGCCGTTAACGACCTGCTTTCTCAGCGTGTCAGCGGCGTTATCGTGAATGTTCCGCTATCCACGGATGAAGTCGCCCACATTAGCCAGACCTGTGCCGACACCCCCGTCCTGTTTATGGATGCCGATCCGCATACCGACATACTCAACGTCATGTTCGACCCCGATCACGGCGCACGCTTAGCCATCACGCATCTGGTACAGCTGGGGCATCAACACATCGCCCTGTTGACCGGACCAATGGCGTCGATCTCCGCCCGTCTGCGTTATGAAGGCTGGCTAGCCGAGCTGGAAAAACAGCAGCTCCCCCCCGCTTCAGTGCTACACGGTGACTGGAGCGCCGCATCCGGTTACCACCAGACGCTAGCCCTGCTGGGAGAATCCCTGCGCGTCTCCGCCATTGTTGTCGCGAACGATCAAATGGCGCTTGGCGTCCTGCGTGCGCTGCACGAGTATGGCCTGCGCGTACCGGAACAGATGTCAGTGATCGGTTTTGACGATACCCAGGACAGCGCCTATTACACTCCGCCACTGACAACCATTCGCCAGGATTTCAGGCTATTAGGTAAAGAAGGCGTCACTCGTTTGCTCGCCACGCTGCGCGATCCTACCCAGAGCACATCACTGCTGTTACCCACCGAACTGATCGTACGCCATAGCACCGCCGTACATTCATCAACCCATGCCTCCCTGCAAGAACTCACCAAAAACCTGTTGGACATTACACGCCAGCTACAAAGGCTGTAA
- the fbpC gene encoding ferric ABC transporter ATP-binding protein has product MITLNTEKNFVELKHVTKRFGNNTVIDDLNLAIPQGKMVTLLGPSGCGKTTVLRAVAGLEKPTEGQIFIDGEDVTERSIQQRDICMVFQSYALFPHMSLGENIGYGLKMLGRPKAEINQRVKEALALVDLEGFEDRYVDQISGGQQQRVALARALILKPKVLLFDEPLSNLDANLRRSMREKIRELQQQFNITSLYVTHDQSEAFAVSDMVLVMNKGKIMQLGAPQELYRQPASRFMASFMGDANIFPATFTADNVNIYGYLIPRPQGFAAGLSESTVGIRPEAITLSHQGEESQRCTITQVAYMGPQYEVQVDWHGQSMLLQVNATQLQPNPGDSYYLQIHPYGMFVLSEQ; this is encoded by the coding sequence GTGATTACCTTGAATACTGAAAAAAACTTTGTCGAACTGAAGCACGTCACTAAACGTTTCGGCAACAACACCGTCATTGATGATTTGAATCTGGCGATCCCACAGGGAAAAATGGTCACGCTGCTGGGGCCATCAGGCTGCGGTAAAACCACGGTACTCCGTGCCGTTGCTGGGCTGGAAAAACCGACGGAAGGCCAGATTTTCATCGATGGCGAAGACGTCACCGAGCGCTCAATTCAACAGCGTGATATCTGCATGGTGTTCCAGTCTTACGCCCTCTTCCCACACATGTCGCTGGGCGAAAATATTGGCTACGGGCTGAAAATGCTCGGTCGTCCGAAGGCGGAAATCAATCAGCGCGTCAAAGAAGCGCTGGCGCTGGTCGACCTGGAGGGGTTTGAAGATCGCTACGTCGACCAGATTTCCGGTGGACAGCAACAGCGTGTCGCTTTAGCTCGTGCGCTGATCCTCAAGCCTAAAGTCCTGCTGTTCGATGAGCCACTGAGTAACCTCGATGCCAACCTGCGCCGCAGTATGCGTGAGAAAATCCGCGAACTTCAGCAGCAATTCAATATCACCTCGCTGTATGTGACGCACGATCAGAGTGAAGCCTTTGCGGTGTCGGACATGGTTCTAGTCATGAACAAAGGCAAAATCATGCAGTTGGGCGCGCCGCAGGAGCTCTATCGCCAGCCGGCTTCCCGCTTCATGGCCAGCTTTATGGGAGATGCCAATATCTTCCCAGCGACCTTTACGGCAGACAACGTGAACATCTATGGCTACCTCATTCCGCGTCCGCAGGGTTTTGCCGCCGGATTAAGCGAATCGACCGTTGGTATTCGCCCGGAAGCGATTACGCTCAGCCATCAGGGCGAAGAAAGCCAGCGCTGCACGATCACACAGGTCGCCTATATGGGGCCGCAGTACGAAGTGCAGGTAGACTGGCACGGGCAGTCGATGCTGTTGCAGGTTAACGCGACCCAGCTTCAGCCGAATCCAGGCGACAGCTACTATCTGCAAATTCATCCTTACGGCATGTTTGTGTTGTCCGAGCAGTAA
- a CDS encoding MFS transporter, with product MYYLHNKNFWIFGLFFFFYFFIMGAYFPFFPIWLHDINQISKSDTGIIFACISFFALLFQPIFGLLSDKLGLRKHLLWIITIMLVFFAPFFIYVFGPLLKYNIVLGSIVGGIYLGFINNGGAPAIEAYIEKVSRRSQFEFGRARLFGCLGWALCASIVGIMFTINNQFVFWLGSGCAVILAILLLLAKPEASSSAIVADQVGSNQKPFSLKMAAELLKERKIWFLTLYVVGVSCTYDVFDQQFANFFTSFFETRQEGTRVFGYVTTLGELLNATIMFFAPLIVNRIGGKNALLIAGTIMSVRIIGSAFADSVLEVIVLKTLHMFEVPFLIVGCFKYITTVFEVRFSATIYLVCFCFFKQISIIFMSIFAGNMYDSIGFHGTYLILGGIALSFTTISLFTLSGKGPLYAFSDKQKTPINQP from the coding sequence ATGTATTACCTACATAACAAGAATTTTTGGATATTCGGCCTGTTTTTCTTTTTCTATTTCTTCATCATGGGGGCTTACTTCCCCTTCTTCCCTATTTGGCTCCATGACATTAATCAAATAAGTAAAAGTGACACAGGAATCATTTTTGCCTGTATTTCTTTTTTCGCTTTACTATTCCAACCTATATTTGGCTTACTTTCAGATAAATTAGGACTGAGAAAACATCTGCTATGGATTATCACCATAATGCTGGTTTTTTTTGCGCCGTTCTTTATTTATGTTTTTGGTCCATTGTTAAAATACAATATCGTTTTGGGTTCTATCGTCGGTGGTATTTATCTGGGGTTTATCAACAACGGAGGTGCACCAGCCATTGAAGCCTACATCGAGAAAGTCAGTCGCCGTAGCCAGTTTGAATTTGGCCGTGCACGCCTGTTCGGCTGTCTCGGTTGGGCGCTCTGCGCGTCCATTGTTGGCATCATGTTTACCATCAATAACCAGTTTGTTTTCTGGCTTGGCTCAGGTTGTGCAGTCATCCTCGCCATCCTGTTGCTGCTAGCAAAACCAGAGGCCTCCTCCAGCGCTATCGTTGCCGACCAGGTAGGCTCCAACCAGAAACCCTTCAGCCTGAAAATGGCAGCTGAACTGCTAAAAGAACGTAAAATCTGGTTCCTGACTCTCTATGTCGTCGGCGTTTCTTGTACTTATGATGTGTTCGATCAGCAGTTTGCCAATTTCTTCACCTCGTTTTTCGAGACCCGACAGGAAGGTACAAGAGTATTTGGTTATGTCACTACGCTGGGTGAATTACTTAATGCCACCATCATGTTCTTCGCTCCTCTGATTGTGAACCGTATCGGCGGTAAGAACGCGCTTCTCATCGCCGGGACGATTATGTCCGTGCGAATTATTGGCTCTGCTTTTGCCGATTCTGTACTGGAAGTGATTGTGCTGAAAACGCTACACATGTTTGAAGTTCCTTTCCTGATTGTCGGTTGCTTCAAATACATTACCACTGTCTTTGAAGTCCGCTTTTCTGCGACTATTTATCTGGTGTGCTTCTGTTTCTTCAAACAGATATCAATCATTTTCATGTCCATCTTTGCTGGCAATATGTATGACAGTATCGGCTTTCATGGCACTTACCTGATTTTAGGCGGCATCGCCCTCTCCTTTACGACGATATCTCTATTCACTCTGTCAGGAAAAGGGCCGCTATATGCCTTTTCCGATAAACAAAAAACACCAATAAACCAACCGTAA